The following is a genomic window from Leptidea sinapis chromosome 1, ilLepSina1.1, whole genome shotgun sequence.
attacgaatgtATTGGAGCAGCGTTTAacccgtcatcgacgcgtattacgaatgtatcggcgcagcgtcgaaatcgtcatcgacgcgtattacgaatgaattggcgcagcgtcgaaaccgtcaccGACGCCTATTACGTTTGTATCGGCGCAGcatcgaaaccgtcatcgacgcgtattacgaatatatcggcgcagcgtcgaaaccgtcatcgatgCGTATTACGAATGAAttggcgcagcgtcgaaaccgtcatcgacgcgtattaagACTGTTTTGGTGCAACGTCGAAACGGTCATCGATTCGTATTACGAATGAATTGGCGCAGCggcgaaaccgtcatcgacgcgtattacgactgtatcagcgcagcgtcgaaaccgtcatcgacgcgtattacgactgtTTTGGTGcaacgtcgaaaccgtcatcgaagCGTATTACGAATGAATTGGCCTAGAGTCGAAACCGTCcccgacgcgtattacgactgtatcggcgcagcgtcgaaaccgtcatcaaCGCGTATTACGAATGTATCGTCGCAGcatcgaaaccgtcatcgacgtgGATTACGAATGTATCAGCGCAGCATCGAAACCGTCAACAACGTGGATTACGAATGTATCGACGCAGCATCGAAACTGTCATCAACGTGGATTATAAATGTATCGCTGCAGCATTAGGCATTAGCTTTTCATAGGGACTCCATGTTGCGAATTAAGAGAAAAgtggttttaattataatttgatattttaatttgctACATTAATTTTAGGTATATCGTTTGTACACAGGGTTTCAGTACTGAACTTACATTTACTGAATGacgaaataataatatcaatctCTCTTCACACCGTTACCATTCTGCGCCGTAGCTAACTTGTCGAGCATTTCTCGGCGATGTGTCTGATACctgaaattataacaaaaccaattattaaattttctcaAAAAGAGTATATTCGGTCCAACGATCACGCCGTCAACAACACCAGACGAATTACAATAGCGTTACTCAACTAAAGTAGAACTACACACTATTTTGAAAGAATTCATGATATTACACCGATCAGCTTCATAAAAATGCTACACATAGAGGTCTTTTTCCTTAGTTTGGCGTGCGTGAGATTCCCGATAGTCATGACGTCATCCATtactaattatatacaaataaactaagtagcTATAGATAGATAGGTACTTAGTTTATTGAATGATGaaatgaaagaaatatttattaagtagtagtaatttacattttgtatagtgcaattattaaaattcacttgaatattaggTATGTTCTTTCGCAGCGTTAAAAATATCTGGTGGTGTGCTCTCAAAACTTAAATCGCTCATtttatgtaaacaaaacaataaaaatatcgaagaaaaatggcggggactcgaataacctacttttttttacggcgcgcgacacacgttctggtagtgtggaacgcgcgtaaacgaaaatgttctttttttgaaattcgtacagataccacgcatcgagcaataagaatgtggctgtctgttgaaacccTTTGCGCATGAAGAGAtcgaaaaaaacataggagtgttattatgaaattcagtacaacattacaacactcatttggttgatgtaatggttattaggacattgggtgttttaatgttggcaataagctaactgtttcagaatctttaatagatgatttaaagcatgggtgtagataaaaatataaaaagcttaaaaGCTCGGTTTTCCTTATcatcccactccattttaatatcgcaaaatattgtacaatgtattggcgccaaaatgagaaaactcaatgaatattcatataaaaatgacagattctaaattcaaatgtaatattttgtttatttttaattgtaacagtatttatggctagACAGTATACCTATCTATaacagtataattttaaaaattattctaacCACGATACATATGCAATGTGATACaacaaaaaaatcaaatgtATCAACTTACCtacttaaaattcaaataaataatattatctacaatcgacaaaattgattcatgactCAATTAGCTAGTAATTCTTTTTAAATCAACTATTCAGTTTTGTCGATAGTATCTACAATAACCTATGAAacttaaaaaagtttattaattcTTTGGTTACCAGcagaatattttgtataatgtcgtttttaacagacttcaaaaaggaggagattctcaattcaatcggtatttattttttatttatgttcaccgattactctgagatttatgatccgatttatgtTATTCTTCTTTGTTTCGATGTGGAATAAATAGCATTTGGACCcacaaattttacatagtttggtccagtagtttttgttttacgaaaatttttgtttacgttgatgatataattgtttttgtgcACGGCTGTTTAAGGATATTTCATtccggttgattatatattattattattaactgatactaaaaagtaaaaaataaaaaaaactacatttacggtaccgacttaaaacctatcaataggtagcacatataaataatagtattttattaatattaaaggtaaaggtttgtattaaattaaatttttagttatttgatacttttcaatttttgaagtcggtttttttaaacgtagttattttatgtattacaaaatttgtaATTGATATCAATAAAGGACTGCAACACTTTGATTATCGTCGTAGTGACTCGTGATGGAGCTTGGGCAGTTTCCATCAGTTCACTTGTAGTCTCTCGTGGTCTCAGTTTCTTTGAAAggaaaatttgtatattatagatCAACTTGTCACCGTACCCTAGTGTCACGAGTAATATTAGTTAAATCACGGCTAACTGATTACATTTGTTTGTATCACGGCAAGATACGCCGTTCCTAACGCTTGTCCGCGGTTCTGGCTATTGGCCAGAGAATCTGCTATGACGAATGGCCTGTCATGGTCATAATGGATTTGAACTGATCACGGCCacaaatgtaatatttgttattatttaacatcTGATATGTTTTCACACATGACTAGCAATGCCAATAATTATGCTAACATATTGTTGGTAGGTACAATTTATCACGACGCGTTCGAATTATGATGCAGCAgcggtaaaataaataaataatcaatagtAGTGAAACCAGAAGGTCTTGTGCATCTAATAGTTTAGCTATGATTAGGCAGCTATAAGCGCATTAGCATTCAGATCGTGAAATTTACTACTTTAACACTATTCACACAGGTTTGTTCGAACTCCTGACAGAAAAGGATATAGGGCATCCGGTAGAGTTCGCGAGGAAGAGCTATTTACGAATGTTGAATGGGTCGACATATTATACCGAAACATTGCTTTACAACGAAATAGAAAGAATTTATAAGTACAGAGACTTAAATATAGTGATGCAAAAAGAGAGCCCTTTATCTGGCTTAGCTACGTCCCACATTGTTCTTTGTATCTACAAGATCTAATGAGTAAAGTAATGTGAAAGCTATTAGCATGAATAAgaacaaacaaaagagtcggCCGGTCCCGGTCGGTCGTTAATTCATTAGTAAACACCGCGTCGTACACTAAATGCGATGTTTTAATTCAAACTATTTATATTGCATTCGCTAACGAGGCCACTGCCAAAGGCcgtattttgtatatatagctTCCGTAAATCACAACAATTTAGAGGTTCAAATAAATTGATACAAGTAAAAGATTTGGGTCTCATTATAATTTTTCGATTATGGCACACATTATATGAATTTGTGAAGGTAGGTTATTACATACAGTCAGATAAGCCTTATTTCCATTGTTTTGTAGCAACCTGAAAAAAGCCCTAAACTACCTACCATACCATTCAATAATAAGTATCTATTTTCAACTCAGATAACAGAATAATTACCATATATAGTACAAGTAGTTTTACTATTATGTTCTATACTATACAGTATACAGTAGTTACTCtgtgttatgataattttgtttaaaaccAGTTTATCTACGGTCGGTATTTTAAATGGAAACACTCGTCGTAAAACGTAACTAATGACTATACTATACTTATTACCACTTATCATTGAGTCCGTTAGTTTCAATCAAATGTAAGTgcctatctattattatatcacTGCAATGGAAGCAACGAGAGAAAATTAAAAGCGTCCGAACAAATATACAAGTTTGTTGTTCTGTCATTCTCAAGGTACCATTCTAAATAAAGAAGACGAACTTTTGAGGAGTGGGTGGTTGCTTACCCAGCATTTGTTTCATGATGTTTCATCTATTAACCTCGTAATATTACGTCCATCAGAAATGATTCCCTACGCGATAAAGACTTTGTAGAATGTCAGTCAGCTGGTTGGATAGGTATAACTTTCGGTTTCGGTTCTGGCTAACCCCCGAAAGTTTAACTGTTGTGGTGTGACATGAGACTACTGTTATGGTTTATGGTGATTTTGtttcatacattttatatttcgtGCTATTACATTTTGTATTCATACAAATTAACCATTATTGAAAATCCGGCCTCACCTAGGTGTGCAAAAGGGGAGAAAGAttgtaatacttttattaaacGGCCAGGGTGGTTCCCAGCAACTAACTACTTAAATTATTTCTAGCTGTGGCTAGGTGATaggtgaaataattatttttaaaatagtttttgaatttctccattaaaataacataaagttaactaaataattacatgGGGTGAGAGGGTGACAGGGTGTACGAATTGTACAATAATTTACTAGTACTGAATCTCGCTCCGTGACGTCATATGGGCCCACGGATTGGACTCGATCAAACAAGACGATCGTTATTCGCTGCTATTTTATATCGCATTCGCCTAGAGATCACATTTTGTTTAGAATATGATTATTAAAAGACAAGGTCGATATCTCTAGTAACATTCCTCCTCTATTTATACAGGgatatttttatgtaacaaGCCGAGAAACTGATATACATGCAATCATAGAGCAGcataaattgttttgtttagttATTTATGGTATTAAGATGGGTGGCATGAGACATTCCATCTTTACACCTCAGACTATCATTGCAATGTGTATACGAGGTGTGTGGAGCACAGTCTGTCGAGCTGTAATCATGTCGCTTGGAAGTCGCATCGCATTATATTTCGTTAGGTAAATGAActcaatgaaaaaataaatttgaagttattaaaaatttaataatatgacGATAAATCTTTGCCATGTATGAAGGTGACATTAAAGTTTCATCCATGTTTGAACTGATAAGCTTGCACCCGTATTGTatgttcaataaccaattaAGGGTTTAAATTGGAATGCTTACTCGTATATGGTACGGAGGAAAGGCCTAGGCCCTAACAAAAGAGATTTCCATTGTAGGTACGGACCCTTAGAAGCCTTCAAAATGTTGATAATGTGAATATCGCGAATTTCCTGGAGACGTGAGATCCAGAACGAGACGGTTCTGCAGCTCATGACGATGACACTTGAAGTGCTCAGAAAAGGAAGCTGCAATATCACAACGAAATGCGTCATATTAAATACCGGCTGTGGAATCTCATCATGCAGGAAACAAGGAAAACGGGGACCAGGTACTAGGCGGCTTCATGGCTGAAAAACCGAAAATAGTGGTTTGGCTTTATCTGCTGCTACTTTCAGAATACTTTCAATCAGAAACATAATCTTTTAAAACAAAAGCTATTTATTAGTTTGtacgtaaaaataaatatcatttaagtacataaatattatacaaattgaaTATAGGTATATTCTTCACAGACTTCTGTAGGTAATACTGTACTAattaatacaacatttattttttaggtaTAAACATCTTCTGTaagtacttttgttttgaaaatagttAGGTTGGCCAATAACATTCCTGTCTGACGATGAAACTTGTTTTTGATAGTGAAAtaaccaatatttttttgttgttaacACCATAATAATAACGGACGCTATATTTGATATATACCCAGCCTCCTCTCATTTGCGAAATTAAAATGTGTGCACTTTATTATAGTAGAATTTGTATTCTTGGTAAAGTGTCGTTAGAGGTAGTGATTTATctcaaatttagaaaaaaaggCATATCTGAGGAATTTTCCTTACAACAATACATGTATTATGTATTGAGATCATTTCTGGAATACGGGACTAAAATATAAAAGGTTGAGTACGTACCATACAACAAGCCTTCCACAGAGCATGAAAAAGAAGACAATAGTGGGCGCGCATCTGTCGAAGGGATCGCTGATCATCACGTGGGAGTAGCCTGCCAGCAGCATCAGCAGAATGAGACCGATGTTGGCTGCGTTCTTTGTTCGTTCTGTTAACAAACagctttattttaattgatcaaagtattttttattcaatttccttattatatatataataataatattgacacactttttcaccaaatatcttgccccaaactaggcatagcctgtaataCCCATAGGGGTACAAGACAACTATCTATCTATcgatataaacatccatgactcggaaacaaacatccatattcatcatataaatgtttgcacctacccaGATTCGGAACCCGGGacctagcttagtagtcagggtcactaataattcggctatatgggtcgtcttaTCTTCTATACTTAAAGATTGcctcaaaattttaaagaataatatttttaaaaaggtcTAGGTAACTTATTCTGATCTATTTGATGCCcctattacacaaataatagagGAATGAGATTTTACATGCCCAAACTATCTGAGACAATTCTTATTTTGGAATTTGAAATCTTCCTATGTATGGTAGTATTGGTAGCCTGGGTATAAATAATTGCAACACATTCGCAATTAACTCTAGGCCTGTATTTCCCTTGCGGTAAATAtatgttaatattgaggtcCATGGAGAATAAACCTgctccaaatttttttttacttctaaAATCATTGGCTCCTGGACTATCGCACGTTTATAGTGAATCTAACGAAGATCAATCAAtgggtttttatattattcatccAATCCGCAAATAGTTAGAGTTAGAAGAAAAAAACAGTACTTACGATGTGGTATTATTGCCAAGGCGAATCCGAAGAGAATCTCACACGAACCAATTGCTCTCCTGTACCATTTCGATGGTACTTTGAAGTCTAACGTTTCAGTCAATGGAAATACTTTGGCGTACCTCACGTATTCCTTTCTctgtaaagaaaaataataatattttgaaccttttctgaaacaaaaaaaaacaataggcGGGTGTGATCACAATATACTGTAGGTATATTGTGATTTTATTCGTCAAAGAATTACCGGTTCGTttctaataacaatataaaaaacatttctATTCCCCTCCGGAAAAGATATGGAAAGATCGGAAGATTCGCAAGACGACAAAAGTATGTACACAAAGTTTAGACCCTAGTCTATCCGATCTTTCTATATGGCGCTGAGATAAACCCTGAAGGAGACAGGTCGTTTTGCCGCCTATGATGAGGTGCTGGCGGCGCATGGTACGCATCccatgcattttttttaaaggaagacatttttcatagcagtGAGTTGACTTTGAAGGAGCTCAACATCAAAGAACGGCTTTCCGTCATATAAAACGTAAATAACTGCAGATGAGTATACTATAGTACTTCGGGCACATCGTACCGAAACTAGCGAATAATCTAGAAAACATAAAGTCACCGGAAAATGGTAGGGGCAAGATACAGCCTTTAAAAGAATCCGTATCCGTACGTTGAccctatcaaaatatttaaaagcaaAATGGCCGCAAATTTCCGGCATCAATTTTATAGTCgaactataactatataatattataaagtctccaactagataccgcaggcgtagtcgcaaagtgcggcaactaatactacgcccaagtgggcgtactcgagccagtcacGAACAATATGTGTGTGACGTTGACGCAACATgtcctgttaaactttgctaataattgaaactaaaatgccgggttgcgtagtaaaactttgtaaaaagagTACAAcgagaaataaaaaagatactGGCATCACATAtcaacaaaatttgaaagatgccattgagtgtcaagatgccacgcacacaagcatctaatagttgccgtgatACAAAAGCTACTTacatcaacaattatttattcaGG
Proteins encoded in this region:
- the LOC126970817 gene encoding novel acetylcholine receptor chaperone, producing the protein MGSIVLKSLSILLGLFFIFMGITKITPFISKELHKELRKEYVRYAKVFPLTETLDFKVPSKWYRRAIGSCEILFGFALAIIPHQRTKNAANIGLILLMLLAGYSHVMISDPFDRCAPTIVFFFMLCGRLVVWYQTHRREMLDKLATAQNGNGVKRD